In the Geobacter sp. FeAm09 genome, one interval contains:
- a CDS encoding ABC transporter ATP-binding protein: MIELKNVSMLFNPGTVNENLAISNIDLKVKEGDFITVIGSNGAGKSTLFNLVAGTIIPSRGAILANGRDITREPEYRRARYIGRIFQNPLLGTASNMSLEDNMMITYRKGFKWLKRSLNNRMRAFFRSELVQLKMGLEDRMKENLAMFSGGQRQALTLLMMVLSKPELILLDEHTAALDPKNAQIVLELTDKFIREYKLTSMMITHNMSHAIEFGNRLLMMDKGEIIFDVEGEAKRELTVEKLIEKFHEIRHASFGDDKALLSP, translated from the coding sequence ATGATCGAGCTCAAGAACGTATCCATGCTGTTCAATCCCGGCACGGTGAACGAGAACCTGGCCATCAGCAATATCGACCTGAAGGTCAAGGAGGGGGATTTCATCACCGTCATCGGCAGCAACGGCGCCGGGAAGTCCACGCTTTTCAACCTCGTGGCCGGCACCATTATCCCGAGCCGCGGCGCCATCCTGGCCAACGGCAGGGACATCACGCGGGAGCCGGAGTACCGGCGGGCCCGGTACATCGGCAGGATCTTCCAGAATCCGCTCCTCGGCACCGCCTCCAACATGAGCCTGGAAGACAACATGATGATCACCTACCGGAAGGGGTTCAAGTGGCTGAAACGGAGCCTGAACAACAGGATGAGGGCGTTCTTCCGCTCGGAGCTGGTCCAGTTGAAGATGGGGCTGGAGGACCGGATGAAGGAAAACCTCGCCATGTTTTCCGGCGGGCAGCGCCAGGCCCTGACCCTGCTGATGATGGTCCTCTCCAAGCCGGAACTCATCCTGCTGGATGAGCATACGGCGGCGCTCGATCCCAAGAACGCCCAGATCGTCCTGGAGCTGACCGACAAGTTCATCAGGGAGTACAAGCTCACCTCGATGATGATCACCCACAACATGAGCCATGCCATCGAGTTCGGCAACCGCCTGCTGATGATGGACAAGGGGGAGATCATCTTCGACGTGGAGGGGGAGGCGAAACGGGAACTGACGGTGGAAAAGCTGATCGAAAAGTTCCATGAGATCCGCCACGCCTCCTTTGGGGACGACAAGGCGCTGCTCTCTCCGTGA
- a CDS encoding lytic transglycosylase domain-containing protein: MTTKHLKMACLLALVVVGVARRDACSFCFDEAGEMYGINPLVLRAIAKVESNFAPETINRNSNGTFDIGLMQINTIWKPVLGEKRWQHLGDACYNTKTGAWILATCISKYGYNWKAIGCYNSQTPGKSEVYAKKVFDRLKQLERHKEPQPVDSTMKAVMLGQINDLVESAQQGRAEKKVVKFVPYVRVPRQTLRNPPPAPGDTTPQEFSR, encoded by the coding sequence ATGACGACGAAACATCTGAAAATGGCGTGCCTTCTGGCGCTCGTCGTTGTCGGCGTTGCCCGGCGGGATGCCTGCTCCTTCTGCTTCGATGAGGCCGGAGAGATGTACGGCATCAACCCGCTGGTATTGCGGGCCATCGCCAAGGTCGAGTCGAATTTCGCCCCGGAAACGATCAACAGGAACAGCAACGGGACCTTCGATATCGGGCTGATGCAGATCAACACCATCTGGAAGCCGGTGCTCGGGGAAAAACGGTGGCAACATCTCGGAGACGCCTGTTACAATACGAAGACCGGGGCCTGGATACTGGCCACCTGCATCAGCAAATACGGCTACAACTGGAAGGCCATCGGTTGCTACAACAGCCAAACGCCGGGAAAAAGCGAAGTCTATGCCAAGAAGGTCTTCGACCGCCTCAAGCAACTGGAGCGCCATAAAGAGCCCCAGCCGGTGGACAGCACCATGAAAGCGGTCATGCTGGGCCAGATCAACGACCTGGTGGAATCCGCACAACAGGGAAGGGCGGAAAAAAAGGTCGTCAAGTTCGTCCCCTATGTGCGCGTCCCCCGCCAGACCCTGCGCAACCCGCCACCCGCTCCCGGGGATACGACCCCGCAGGAGTTCTCGCGCTAG
- a CDS encoding serine/threonine protein kinase, translating into MPQSPHPFQTLVPAFIMDAVESQGFRCDCRTLALNSYENRVYQVGIEDGLPLIAKFYRPGRWSDAQIVEEHRFCFELAEHELPVVAPWTNAAGESLFHHDGFRFALYPRQGGHAPEFDNLDNLLILGRMLGRIHLIGAVQPFACRPVLDSRSFGHASVALIRERFIPEEYRASYTAVTDQLLEAVDGILAEVGPVRYLRSHGDCHSGNILWRDNAPHFVDFDDARMAPAVQDLWMMLSGDRQRRIAQLEVLAEGYNEFFDFNPAELRLVEVLRALRMLHYSAWLASRWEDPVFPATFPWFNTVRYWGEHILDLREQLAALAEPPLELG; encoded by the coding sequence ATGCCCCAAAGCCCCCATCCCTTCCAGACCCTTGTCCCCGCTTTCATCATGGATGCCGTTGAAAGCCAGGGGTTTCGCTGCGATTGCCGCACCCTTGCCCTGAACAGTTACGAGAACCGCGTGTACCAGGTCGGCATCGAGGACGGGCTGCCGCTGATCGCCAAGTTCTACCGCCCCGGCCGCTGGAGCGACGCGCAGATCGTCGAGGAACACCGCTTCTGCTTTGAACTGGCCGAACACGAACTGCCGGTGGTGGCCCCCTGGACCAATGCCGCCGGCGAGAGCCTCTTTCACCACGACGGATTCCGGTTCGCCCTGTACCCGCGCCAGGGGGGGCATGCCCCGGAGTTCGACAACCTGGACAACCTGCTGATCCTCGGCCGCATGCTGGGCCGCATCCATCTCATCGGGGCCGTGCAGCCGTTCGCCTGCCGGCCTGTCCTCGACAGCCGGAGTTTCGGCCATGCCAGCGTGGCACTGATCCGCGAACGCTTCATCCCGGAGGAGTACCGGGCAAGTTACACCGCCGTGACCGATCAACTGCTGGAGGCGGTGGACGGCATCCTGGCCGAGGTCGGGCCGGTCCGCTACCTCCGCTCCCACGGCGACTGCCACAGCGGCAACATCCTGTGGCGCGACAATGCCCCCCACTTCGTGGATTTCGATGACGCGCGCATGGCCCCGGCGGTTCAGGATCTCTGGATGATGCTTTCCGGCGACCGCCAGCGCCGGATCGCCCAACTGGAGGTGCTGGCGGAGGGGTATAACGAGTTCTTCGACTTCAATCCCGCGGAGCTGCGCCTGGTCGAGGTCCTGCGCGCCCTGCGCATGCTCCATTACAGCGCCTGGCTCGCCAGCCGCTGGGAAGACCCGGTCTTTCCCGCCACGTTCCCCTGGTTCAATACCGTCCGCTACTGGGGGGAGCACATCCTCGACCTGCGCGAGCAACTGGCCGCCCTTGCGGAGCCGCCGCTGGAGCTGGGCTAG
- a CDS encoding cytochrome c3 family protein — protein sequence MNILRCSSYLFCLALVAGLLGAGPLFAADAAKGGASCRQCHKNLAQLLPQKHPALSGTSLGACLKCHLSKAAGKPEKNAFFTGLHVAHAKAAPKVPCTACHVYKPGKVFGLAGTKTSWGKPAQADMALIEEKTVSWAGSAHLDAIHAKSNVGCGACHGKGLPEKGAEVANERCLACHGSYEELAAKTTSAKPPVRNPHKSHLGEIGCTVCHRAHDVSEAYCNGCHAKINMKIPGGK from the coding sequence ATGAATATACTACGCTGTTCGTCATACCTGTTCTGCCTGGCCCTGGTGGCCGGGCTCCTCGGCGCGGGGCCGCTCTTCGCGGCCGACGCCGCAAAGGGGGGCGCGTCGTGCCGGCAATGCCATAAAAACCTGGCCCAGCTCCTGCCCCAAAAACATCCGGCACTATCCGGCACCTCCCTCGGCGCCTGTCTGAAGTGCCACCTGTCCAAAGCGGCGGGAAAGCCGGAGAAGAACGCCTTTTTCACCGGATTGCACGTTGCCCATGCCAAGGCTGCGCCCAAGGTGCCCTGCACCGCCTGTCACGTGTACAAGCCGGGCAAGGTGTTCGGGCTTGCCGGCACCAAGACCTCCTGGGGCAAACCGGCCCAGGCCGATATGGCCCTGATCGAGGAAAAAACCGTGTCGTGGGCCGGCTCTGCGCATCTGGACGCGATCCATGCCAAAAGCAACGTGGGGTGTGGGGCCTGCCACGGCAAGGGATTGCCGGAGAAGGGGGCCGAAGTGGCGAACGAACGCTGCCTCGCCTGTCACGGCAGCTATGAGGAGTTGGCGGCCAAGACCACATCCGCCAAACCTCCCGTGCGCAACCCGCACAAATCCCACCTGGGAGAGATCGGCTGCACGGTCTGCCATCGGGCGCACGACGTTTCGGAGGCCTATTGCAACGGTTGCCATGCCAAGATCAACATGAAGATTCCGGGAGGGAAGTAG
- a CDS encoding FKBP-type peptidyl-prolyl cis-trans isomerase, with protein MRRLLLAVLATLIAIPAFAAEAPQTEEQKTLYAIGLIVARQLSVFNLTPAELDLVRQGLTDGTAGTKPLVEVEAYLKKVQELATARRNAKGEKLAAAAAAFLAQAGREKGAVTTKSGIVYLSLKEGAGVAPTASDKVKVHYRGTLTDGTEFDSSYKRGEPAEFPLKGVIPCWTEGVQLMKVGGKARLVCPAATAYGEQGNSSIPANAALVFEIELLGVTK; from the coding sequence ATGCGCAGATTGCTCCTGGCCGTCCTGGCCACCCTGATTGCCATCCCGGCTTTTGCCGCCGAGGCCCCGCAAACCGAAGAACAAAAGACCCTCTATGCCATCGGCCTCATCGTGGCCCGCCAATTGTCCGTTTTCAACCTCACCCCGGCAGAGCTCGACCTGGTGCGGCAGGGGCTGACGGACGGAACCGCAGGGACCAAACCCCTCGTGGAAGTGGAAGCCTATCTGAAGAAGGTCCAGGAGCTGGCAACCGCGCGGCGCAATGCCAAGGGAGAAAAACTGGCTGCCGCGGCGGCGGCGTTCCTCGCCCAGGCCGGCCGGGAGAAGGGGGCCGTCACCACCAAGAGCGGCATCGTCTACCTCTCCCTGAAGGAAGGCGCCGGCGTCGCCCCCACGGCCAGCGACAAGGTCAAGGTGCATTACCGCGGCACCCTGACCGACGGGACCGAGTTCGACAGCTCCTACAAGCGGGGCGAACCGGCCGAATTCCCCCTGAAGGGGGTGATCCCCTGCTGGACCGAGGGGGTACAGCTGATGAAGGTGGGCGGCAAGGCCCGACTGGTCTGCCCCGCCGCGACCGCCTACGGCGAACAGGGCAACAGTTCCATCCCCGCCAATGCGGCGCTGGTCTTTGAGATCGAACTGCTCGGCGTGACGAAGTAG
- a CDS encoding SDR family NAD(P)-dependent oxidoreductase, giving the protein MDLQLNGKKALVSGSTKGIGLAIATALAREGAHVVVNGRDRDSLAAALKQIANALPGASVEGFHGDLAHVEEVDRLRRHLPSLDILVNNLGIYEPKPFEEISDEEWLRFFQVNVLSGVRLARAYLPGMKEQNWGRVLFISSESAIQIPAEMIHYGMTKTAQLAVSRGLAETCAGTGVTVNALLPGPTRTAGVDGFVAKLSGGTSFADFEKEFFRTVRPASLLKRFATPEEVASLAVYVCSPLSSATNGAALRVDGGVVRACF; this is encoded by the coding sequence ATGGACTTGCAACTGAACGGTAAAAAGGCGCTCGTCTCCGGCTCGACCAAGGGGATCGGCCTTGCCATAGCCACCGCACTGGCGCGGGAAGGGGCGCACGTCGTCGTCAACGGGCGTGACCGCGACTCCCTGGCGGCGGCACTGAAACAGATCGCCAACGCCCTGCCGGGCGCATCGGTGGAAGGCTTCCACGGCGATCTCGCCCACGTCGAAGAGGTGGACCGGCTGCGCCGGCACCTCCCCTCCCTGGACATCCTGGTGAACAACCTGGGGATCTACGAGCCAAAGCCTTTCGAAGAGATTTCCGACGAAGAGTGGCTGCGTTTTTTCCAGGTCAACGTGTTGAGCGGCGTCCGCCTTGCCAGGGCGTACCTGCCGGGCATGAAGGAGCAAAACTGGGGGCGGGTCCTCTTCATCAGCAGCGAGAGTGCCATCCAGATCCCGGCCGAGATGATCCATTACGGCATGACCAAGACGGCGCAACTGGCGGTTTCCCGCGGCCTGGCCGAGACCTGCGCCGGCACGGGAGTGACGGTCAATGCGCTCCTGCCGGGCCCGACCCGTACGGCGGGCGTGGACGGGTTCGTGGCGAAACTGAGCGGCGGCACATCCTTTGCCGATTTCGAGAAGGAGTTTTTCCGGACCGTGCGCCCGGCCTCGCTGCTCAAACGCTTCGCCACCCCGGAAGAGGTCGCCAGCCTGGCCGTCTACGTGTGCAGCCCCCTCTCCTCGGCCACCAACGGCGCGGCCCTGCGGGTCGATGGGGGGGTGGTGCGGGCCTGCTTCTAG
- a CDS encoding flavocytochrome c: MQEVDTGTNQEAETGNGAMSRRGFLQTVGGMGALAATSGLALNLLGRDADAAAVRPLPKSWDEEIDVVIIGSGFAGLSAAAEAASRGSSVVILEKMPIFGGNSIINGGGYNAWTDKLKLRQKLDRGDDSVELHVKDTLKGGDFYNDPELVRMMVEGSPVALDWMIDEGGLKLKEVLNRIGGHSAYRGHVTLDGTGRGFVYALKKIADRSGARMRLGTKVSWIWRKDPASPVLGVEVETRKGKRNIKVKQALIIASGGFGRDVKMRQMFNPSITAAFNCTNQPGATGEVIRFAQAIGADSLQLCFIQLYPTADPDSGTLDRYALYPSRSPGNGSVFVNKLGKRFVSELERRDNVARAEINTGMKRAFTVFGEKMIPKMTTMEEVNEGIAAGRVWKANTLAELAKQMDVPAAALEETVAKHNGYLKAGKDPEFNKPFTPQMMALEGPYYSVAQWPAVHHCMGGLRINALGQVIDIWGSPIPHLYAAGEVTGGVHGSNRLGANAGPDAVVFGRIAGANAAREKA; encoded by the coding sequence ATGCAGGAAGTTGACACGGGAACGAATCAGGAGGCGGAAACCGGCAACGGTGCCATGAGCCGCCGCGGTTTCCTCCAGACCGTCGGCGGCATGGGGGCGCTCGCGGCCACCTCGGGGCTGGCGTTGAATCTTCTGGGCCGGGATGCGGATGCCGCGGCCGTCCGCCCTCTGCCCAAAAGTTGGGACGAGGAGATCGACGTCGTCATTATCGGCTCGGGCTTTGCCGGGCTCTCCGCGGCGGCCGAAGCCGCTTCCCGGGGAAGCAGCGTCGTCATCCTGGAGAAGATGCCGATCTTCGGCGGCAACTCCATCATCAACGGCGGCGGTTACAACGCCTGGACCGACAAGCTCAAGTTGCGCCAGAAGCTCGATCGCGGCGACGACAGTGTGGAACTGCACGTCAAGGACACCCTCAAAGGGGGAGACTTCTACAACGACCCCGAATTGGTGCGGATGATGGTCGAGGGGTCCCCGGTGGCGCTTGACTGGATGATCGATGAAGGGGGCCTCAAGCTGAAAGAGGTCCTGAACCGCATCGGCGGCCATTCGGCCTACCGCGGCCATGTCACGCTCGACGGGACCGGACGGGGCTTCGTGTACGCGCTCAAGAAGATTGCGGACCGTTCCGGGGCCAGGATGCGCCTGGGGACGAAGGTGAGTTGGATCTGGCGCAAAGATCCCGCCAGCCCGGTGCTGGGCGTGGAGGTGGAAACACGCAAGGGGAAACGCAATATCAAGGTGAAACAGGCGCTCATCATCGCCTCCGGCGGTTTCGGCCGGGACGTCAAGATGCGCCAGATGTTCAATCCCAGCATCACCGCGGCGTTCAACTGCACCAACCAACCCGGCGCCACGGGAGAGGTGATCCGCTTTGCCCAGGCCATCGGCGCCGACTCCCTCCAACTGTGCTTCATCCAGTTGTACCCCACCGCCGACCCGGACAGCGGCACCCTCGACCGCTATGCGCTCTATCCGTCCCGCTCCCCCGGCAACGGCTCCGTGTTCGTCAACAAGCTCGGCAAGCGTTTCGTCAGCGAGCTGGAGCGGCGCGACAACGTGGCGCGGGCCGAGATCAATACCGGTATGAAGCGCGCCTTCACCGTGTTCGGCGAAAAGATGATCCCCAAGATGACCACCATGGAAGAGGTCAACGAAGGCATCGCCGCGGGACGCGTCTGGAAGGCCAACACCCTGGCGGAGTTGGCCAAGCAGATGGACGTGCCGGCGGCCGCGCTCGAAGAGACGGTCGCGAAACACAACGGCTACCTCAAGGCGGGCAAGGACCCCGAGTTCAACAAGCCGTTCACGCCGCAGATGATGGCGCTCGAAGGCCCCTACTACAGCGTCGCCCAATGGCCGGCGGTCCACCATTGCATGGGAGGGCTCAGGATCAACGCCCTGGGGCAGGTCATCGACATCTGGGGGAGCCCGATTCCCCACCTGTATGCCGCCGGCGAGGTCACGGGGGGCGTGCACGGCTCCAACCGCCTGGGCGCCAACGCCGGGCCCGACGCCGTGGTTTTCGGCCGCATCGCCGGAGCGAACGCGGCCAGGGAAAAGGCCTGA
- a CDS encoding transporter substrate-binding domain-containing protein, which produces MRPSGCNGTAIPPPLPSLRKTTLFRWPGRCLAQALVCCRALSAPPLAAAAVLAFFLAGIAAAPATAAEWRDKIVVGHMNNYPPYQFLDKDGQPAGFTIDLARAVADVMGLKVEIRVGPLADVLDWLVTGRVDLIAGVNNTEQRSRIMDFSAPHAIVNQTIFARRGTPMVSSLQELRGKKVLLLRNGSMFDYLSPICDPRDLIPTNTHAEALRLLAAGNADYAVVAMLPGTYIIRENKLTNLVPVAKNVVTQRLSFAVGKGNTELLSRFNEGLTILKKTGQYDAIYNKWLGVLEPRRISGAAIAKSASAVIIVLSVVLGGMVLWSYSLKEKVRQRTESLSRALEELRLNQQQLVQAGKMAALGTLVSGVAHEINNPNGLTLLHMPFIQRSHRDAVRILEEHYRAHGDFPIGGIPYTELREELPRVLDEIYEGARRIKRIVNGLKDFARRDDAGDRECLDVNAVARTAIQLVGPTISSSTGTFIVDFADGLPGISGNAQQIEQVVVNLIINACQALPDSGRSIFLATRFDPAAGTVIVRIRDEGVGIAPEQLPHVTDPFFTTKRTRGGTGLGLSISAGIVKDHGGTLAFDSAPNRGTTVTLSFPCAQEVDSV; this is translated from the coding sequence ATGAGACCTTCCGGATGTAACGGTACCGCCATCCCTCCGCCCCTCCCGTCTCTCCGGAAAACCACTCTCTTCCGCTGGCCGGGGCGGTGTCTCGCCCAGGCGCTCGTTTGCTGTCGTGCCCTGTCGGCACCCCCCCTGGCGGCCGCCGCGGTGCTGGCTTTTTTTCTTGCGGGCATTGCCGCCGCGCCGGCGACAGCGGCGGAATGGCGCGACAAGATCGTCGTGGGCCATATGAACAACTACCCTCCGTACCAGTTTTTGGACAAGGACGGGCAGCCGGCCGGGTTCACCATTGACTTGGCCAGGGCCGTGGCAGACGTGATGGGGCTGAAGGTGGAGATCCGGGTCGGGCCCCTGGCAGATGTGCTGGACTGGCTCGTGACGGGGCGGGTGGACCTGATCGCCGGGGTCAACAACACGGAGCAGAGATCCAGGATCATGGACTTTTCGGCGCCCCATGCCATCGTCAATCAGACGATCTTCGCCCGCAGGGGGACGCCGATGGTGAGTTCGCTGCAGGAGTTGCGCGGCAAAAAGGTCCTGCTGCTCCGCAACGGCAGCATGTTCGACTACCTGAGCCCGATCTGCGACCCGCGCGACCTGATACCGACCAATACCCACGCCGAGGCGCTTCGCCTGCTTGCCGCGGGGAACGCCGATTACGCCGTCGTGGCCATGCTCCCCGGCACGTACATCATCCGCGAAAACAAGCTGACCAATCTGGTGCCGGTTGCAAAAAACGTCGTGACCCAGCGGCTTTCCTTTGCCGTCGGGAAGGGGAATACCGAACTGTTGTCGCGCTTCAACGAGGGGCTTACCATCCTCAAGAAGACCGGTCAGTACGACGCGATCTACAACAAATGGCTCGGCGTCCTGGAACCACGGAGGATTTCCGGGGCGGCGATAGCGAAATCGGCTTCGGCGGTCATCATTGTCCTCTCGGTCGTCCTGGGGGGGATGGTCCTCTGGTCCTATTCGCTGAAGGAAAAGGTCCGGCAGCGAACCGAATCGCTTTCCCGGGCGCTGGAGGAGCTGCGCCTCAACCAGCAGCAACTGGTTCAGGCCGGCAAGATGGCCGCACTCGGGACCCTCGTTTCCGGCGTGGCCCACGAGATCAACAACCCCAACGGCCTGACCCTCCTCCACATGCCGTTTATCCAGAGATCCCACCGGGATGCGGTGCGCATCCTCGAAGAACACTACCGCGCCCACGGTGACTTCCCCATTGGCGGCATCCCCTATACGGAACTGCGGGAGGAACTGCCCCGGGTGCTCGACGAGATCTACGAAGGGGCCCGGCGAATCAAGCGGATCGTGAACGGCCTCAAGGATTTCGCCCGGCGTGACGATGCCGGCGACAGGGAATGCCTCGACGTCAACGCGGTGGCCCGGACGGCGATTCAACTCGTCGGGCCCACCATCAGCAGCTCAACCGGTACCTTCATCGTTGACTTCGCAGACGGCCTCCCCGGCATCTCCGGCAACGCCCAGCAGATCGAGCAGGTGGTCGTGAACCTGATAATAAACGCCTGCCAGGCCCTTCCCGACAGCGGCCGGAGCATCTTCCTCGCCACACGTTTCGACCCCGCCGCCGGGACCGTGATCGTCCGGATACGGGACGAGGGGGTCGGCATCGCCCCCGAGCAGTTGCCCCACGTGACCGATCCGTTCTTCACCACCAAACGGACCCGCGGCGGAACCGGTCTCGGACTGTCGATCTCGGCCGGCATCGTCAAAGACCACGGCGGGACCCTGGCGTTCGATTCGGCGCCCAACCGGGGAACCACGGTAACCCTGTCGTTTCCCTGCGCACAGGAGGTTGACAGCGTATGA
- a CDS encoding HDOD domain-containing protein yields the protein MPISLTIRRLLSIQPIDLPVFHPIALKLIHLLSDLDYTIDELADTANDDQALAGQILNMANSSSYSGRVKVETIKDALIRLGAHHVSNLAMAASQAALHASHNGTVNAIMQELWLHSHGCAVGCRWVAMNTGNRGLAEQAYLAGLLHDVGKLYLIKALERITGAGVAQAALERELLLEIFGELHVEQGTRLMEHWNMPAVYRAAVDRHSGEHFDPDDTVLAIVRLVNAATRTCGLSLGAEPDRPLVEFPEAARLGLDEQLIAELGKVLDGSRRVSFLPAPA from the coding sequence ATGCCCATTTCGCTGACGATCCGGCGGCTTCTGTCGATACAGCCCATCGACCTGCCGGTCTTCCATCCCATAGCCCTCAAGCTGATCCACCTGCTCTCCGACCTCGATTACACCATAGACGAACTGGCGGACACGGCCAACGACGACCAAGCCCTTGCCGGCCAGATCCTGAATATGGCCAATTCGTCCAGCTACAGCGGGCGGGTCAAGGTGGAGACGATCAAGGACGCCCTGATCCGGCTGGGGGCGCATCACGTGTCCAACCTGGCCATGGCGGCCTCCCAGGCTGCGCTCCACGCCTCGCACAACGGCACGGTCAACGCCATCATGCAGGAGTTGTGGCTCCATTCCCACGGCTGCGCCGTCGGCTGCCGCTGGGTCGCCATGAACACCGGCAACCGCGGCCTGGCGGAGCAGGCCTACCTGGCGGGGTTGCTCCACGATGTGGGCAAGCTGTACCTGATCAAGGCCCTGGAACGGATAACCGGCGCAGGGGTCGCCCAGGCCGCGCTGGAGCGGGAGCTGCTCCTGGAGATCTTCGGCGAACTGCACGTGGAGCAGGGCACCCGCCTGATGGAGCATTGGAACATGCCCGCCGTGTATCGCGCGGCCGTGGACCGGCATTCCGGTGAGCATTTCGATCCCGATGACACGGTCCTTGCCATCGTCCGGCTCGTGAACGCGGCCACCAGGACCTGCGGCCTGAGCCTGGGCGCCGAGCCGGACCGGCCGCTCGTGGAATTCCCCGAAGCGGCCCGGCTCGGCCTGGACGAACAACTGATCGCAGAACTCGGGAAGGTGCTGGATGGGTCCCGCCGCGTTTCTTTCCTGCCTGCTCCGGCATGA
- a CDS encoding sigma-54 dependent transcriptional regulator, translating into MNKYPSFGILIIDDEPAWLKGLSLTLKSSAGVTNTFMCQDGREAMSIIDRGGIGLVLLDLTMPHLPGEELLKQIGERHPEITTIIVSGLNQLDTAVRCMKLGAYDYFIKTDEEDRIVGGVLRAVRMLEMRREYQEMSDHLVSGTLSHPEAFAGIITRDHAMQAVFAYIEAVAGSPQPLMITGESGVGKELLAKAVHQLGARRGKLVTVNVAGLDDAVFSDTLFGHVRGAFTGADGVRNGMVEEAANGTLFLDEIGDLAIPSQVKLLRLLQEGEYFPLGSDHPKRLSARIVVATHQDLAAKEAAGTFRRDLYYRLRTHFIEVPPLRKRKDDLRFLMEHFLEEAARVLGREMPTLPPELMPLLMTYPFPGNVRELKSMVYDAVSLHKGGVLSVNHFRRAIGQAAHDPEKTGVHPRENPFAHFESLPTFTQAAELLIDEALSRANGNQTVAARLLTISQPSLWKRIKRGHR; encoded by the coding sequence ATGAACAAATATCCGTCGTTTGGCATTCTCATCATCGATGACGAACCGGCATGGCTCAAAGGGCTCTCCCTGACGCTCAAGAGCAGCGCGGGGGTCACCAATACGTTCATGTGCCAGGATGGCAGGGAGGCCATGTCGATCATAGACCGGGGGGGGATCGGCCTCGTCCTCCTGGATCTCACCATGCCCCATCTCCCCGGCGAAGAGCTTCTCAAGCAGATAGGAGAACGCCACCCCGAGATCACGACCATCATCGTGAGCGGCCTGAACCAGTTGGATACGGCCGTCAGGTGCATGAAGCTCGGCGCGTACGACTATTTCATCAAAACCGATGAAGAGGACCGGATCGTGGGGGGCGTGCTGCGTGCCGTCAGGATGCTGGAAATGCGGCGGGAATACCAGGAGATGTCCGATCACCTCGTTTCCGGGACGCTGAGCCACCCGGAGGCCTTTGCCGGAATCATCACCCGCGACCACGCCATGCAGGCGGTATTCGCCTATATCGAGGCGGTGGCCGGAAGCCCGCAACCGCTCATGATTACCGGAGAAAGCGGCGTCGGCAAGGAGCTTCTGGCCAAGGCGGTCCACCAACTCGGCGCCCGCAGGGGCAAGCTGGTGACGGTGAACGTTGCCGGGCTGGATGACGCCGTCTTTTCCGACACCCTCTTCGGCCACGTGCGCGGCGCCTTTACCGGCGCCGACGGCGTGCGCAACGGCATGGTGGAGGAGGCCGCCAACGGCACCCTCTTCCTGGACGAGATCGGGGACCTGGCCATCCCTTCCCAGGTCAAACTGCTGCGCCTCCTCCAGGAGGGGGAGTACTTTCCCCTCGGCAGCGACCACCCGAAACGCCTCTCGGCGCGCATCGTGGTTGCCACCCACCAGGACCTGGCGGCCAAGGAGGCGGCCGGGACCTTCCGGCGCGATCTCTATTATCGGCTGCGCACCCATTTTATCGAGGTGCCGCCGCTTCGGAAGCGCAAGGACGATCTCCGCTTTCTGATGGAACATTTCCTGGAGGAAGCGGCCCGGGTGCTCGGCAGGGAAATGCCGACGCTCCCCCCGGAGTTGATGCCGTTGCTGATGACGTACCCGTTCCCGGGGAACGTCAGGGAACTGAAGTCAATGGTGTATGACGCCGTCAGTCTCCACAAGGGGGGCGTTCTCTCCGTGAACCATTTTCGCCGCGCCATAGGGCAGGCGGCACACGATCCGGAAAAAACGGGGGTGCATCCCCGGGAAAACCCCTTTGCCCACTTCGAGAGCCTGCCCACCTTCACCCAGGCCGCCGAGCTCCTCATCGACGAGGCCCTCTCCCGCGCCAACGGCAACCAGACGGTTGCCGCGCGCCTGCTCACCATCTCCCAGCCATCCCTCTGGAAACGCATCAAACGTGGACATCGCTGA